Within Desulfomonilaceae bacterium, the genomic segment TGTATTATTTCGGGCTCCAAAAACCATGATGTTGTAGGCGGACAAATTCTGGAAGAAGAAGGTCTGCCTGAAGTGGCCCGTATAATCGAACAGCATGTGGTCATAAAAGGAGAAAAAAATCGGCCGGTAGCAGAGGAACATATAGTTTTTTACTCGGACAAGCGTGTAATTCACGATGAAATAGTGAGTCTGGAAAACAGATTTGTTTATCTGAAAGACACATACGGCAAAACCCCTGAGGCCAGGAAACGTTTATTAATTATGAAAGAGGAAACAGTTGAGATTGAATTGGCCATTTTTAAGATCCTGGAATTTGGACCGGAAGAAGTCTCAAAATTAGCGCCGACAATTTGATTAAACGGAAAATATACGGAACGGAAGGACTTATGGTCCAAAAATCCGCAGTAGTTTTATTATCAGGAGGAATTGACTCAACAACCACAATGGCTATCGCCAAAGCGGATGGTTTTGACATATACGCGTTGAGTTTTGACTATGGTCAAAGGCACAAAATTGAGTTGGAAGCCGCTAAAAAAGTAGCGGAACATTTTAAAGCGCTGCGACACCTGATAATTGAAATACCTTTGAGAAAAATCGGTGGTTCCGCCTTGACCAGCGACGTGGAAGTTCCCAAAGGCATGGCGTTCGAGAAAATAGGCTCATCGATACCGGTCACATATGTACCGGCAAGAAATACCATATTCCTAGCTTTTGCCATAGGATTAGCGGAAGTGACCTGTTCGGAAGAAATATATATTGGGGTAAATGCTTTAGACTATTCGGGGTATCCGGATTGTCGCCCAGAGTTCATAAACGCTTTCGAGAAAATGGCCAACCTGGCTACTCAGAAGACTGTTGA encodes:
- a CDS encoding HDIG domain-containing metalloprotein, translating into MDSLIAIPGEAECLALLRKYSTPDHIVRHCKMVWKVGRFIGHSLIQEEYSVDMSLLRASCLLHDIGKYPCIISGSKNHDVVGGQILEEEGLPEVARIIEQHVVIKGEKNRPVAEEHIVFYSDKRVIHDEIVSLENRFVYLKDTYGKTPEARKRLLIMKEETVEIELAIFKILEFGPEEVSKLAPTI
- the queC gene encoding 7-cyano-7-deazaguanine synthase QueC, whose protein sequence is MVQKSAVVLLSGGIDSTTTMAIAKADGFDIYALSFDYGQRHKIELEAAKKVAEHFKALRHLIIEIPLRKIGGSALTSDVEVPKGMAFEKIGSSIPVTYVPARNTIFLAFAIGLAEVTCSEEIYIGVNALDYSGYPDCRPEFINAFEKMANLATQKTVEGKMRMKIRTPLIKMSKALIIKTGTELGIDYSLTHSCYDPSDTGEACGACESCLLRKRGFEDAEVLDPTRYAIS